AGTCTAACCCGGTCTCTTAAGTCTAGTCTGAATAAGCCCCACTATCCTTTAAAAAAGATCCACATCGCATCAGACGAGAACGCTGCTTATGTCACCCTTGCGTCGAGCTTATATCATGAGCCAAAGAAACTCCACCCACTTCGAAAAAACCTTAATGACTATTCGAGTTCAGAAAACATTGGGATTGCCAGGGAAGAGGAAAGGGAATTCGAGTTAACCTTCTCCGGGCTCACCTTTTATTCCGTTCCTTCAGTTTTCATTCAAGCAAACAAGGAGGTCAATGAACAAATCATCAATACCCTAGTCGAGTATGCTGGTCTTGAAGGGCGAGAGAGGGTCTTAGACCTTTACTGCGGCATCGGGAACTTCTCGCTCCACCTGGCCAAGATAGCGAAGGAAACTATAGGAGCGGATGTCAGCGCAAAAGCAATCAAATTGGCCAAGAGGAGTGCAGAGTTAAATTCGATAAAGAATGTAACCTTTGAGGCTATTCCGTCAGAGTTCTTAGTCGAAAAGTCGCTGAATAGAAAAGATAAATTTGATTTAGTCGTACTTGACCCACCCCGGGAAGGAGCCAAAGAGGTAATCAACGGCATCATCAAACTTCGTCCGACTAAGATAATCTACGTTTCCTGCGACCCACCAACCCTGGCCCGGGATCTAAAGATGTTAAAAGAATCCGGCTATAGAATAATAAAGATCAAGCTCTTTGACCTGTTTCCTCAAACCTACCACATCGAGTCCCTTGCTTTACTCCTCAAAATCTGATATACACAATCCTGAATTAAAGTTGTCGATTTATGTTTTCGTGGTAGGAGGTATCTAAATGGCCACGTTGGTCACCGGTGCTACCGGATTCATAGGCTCTCACATAGCCAGAAAGCTCGCGCAAAGGGGAGAGAAGGTAAAAATACTCCTCCGGAAAAGCAGCAAGACATTGAACATCGATGATATAGATGCGGAAAGGGTTTACGGTGACATCATGGATGTTGAATCGGTTAAAAAGGCACTCCAGGGATGCGATACCTTATACCATACCGCCGGGTTCGTCTCCTTTCGGAAAGCCGACTACAAGAAGATGGAAGAGATCAACGTAAAAGGAACAGCGAACGTCCTTTCCGCCGCCCTGGAAGCCGGGGTGAGAAAAGCGGTTTATACGAGCAGTGTGGCAGCAATCGGTGTTGACCCGGGAGGAGGGATCGCCAACGAGAATACCGTGTTTACTCTCGAAAGCAAGGGAATCCAGTACCTGAACAGCAAGTAC
This genomic window from Thermodesulfobacteriota bacterium contains:
- the rlmD gene encoding 23S rRNA (uracil(1939)-C(5))-methyltransferase RlmD, coding for MKIEIEKLAFGGAGVGRVQGKVFFVRGGIPGDILDVRVTREKGSYGEAEIENILSPSPERATPSCPVFDRCGGCQWQHINYPYQLKAKEDIFRETLERIGGIKDVEVEPIVPSSKEYGYRSRVTLSVEFQKGRYLLGYREGRSRKLIEIEGCPIATKPIDEAIASLTRSLKSSLNKPHYPLKKIHIASDENAAYVTLASSLYHEPKKLHPLRKNLNDYSSSENIGIAREEEREFELTFSGLTFYSVPSVFIQANKEVNEQIINTLVEYAGLEGRERVLDLYCGIGNFSLHLAKIAKETIGADVSAKAIKLAKRSAELNSIKNVTFEAIPSEFLVEKSLNRKDKFDLVVLDPPREGAKEVINGIIKLRPTKIIYVSCDPPTLARDLKMLKESGYRIIKIKLFDLFPQTYHIESLALLLKI